Below is a genomic region from Altererythrobacter sp. Root672.
CCGTGCCTGTCTGCAGGTTGTTGAACAACAGCAACCGATCGTCGCCTCCATCGCTGAGCGAAACGAGCCGCACACCTGGATTGGGCGGCGGGGACTGGGCCGGCAGGCTGAAAGTCGAATTCGTGCTTCCACGACGCACCGTGTAGACGCCATTCGCGTAATCGGGCGTCACGGTGATCGTGCCTTGATCGGACGCCGGCTCGGTCTTGGTCGTCCCTACTGTGACTCCGCCAGTAAGGATCGAGCCCGTATAACTCGTTGTAGCCGATAGGGTCTCGAAGGTCTGCGCGGATGCCAGCGGGAATGTACTCCCAGCCGGTGCGGGTGGGGGCGGCGGCGGAGGAGGCGGCGGTGGCGGCGGCGGTGGGGGCACCGGCGTCGGGGAGGTATCCTGCCCTCCTACCACAACGCCCCCGCCAATGGCGGAAAAGTCGGGTTTGTTGATCCCGAACGTGTATCCGAATTCAGCAGCGCCGGGGCCGAAGAAGCTCCCCAGTATCGAACCTTCGTATCCCGCCGAGGAAGTGGCCCAGGTGCCGCGGAAAGCGTTTTCGCCGCTCGTCAACGTCGCGCTACCTACGAGGGAACCGAGATCGATCGGGCTACCGTTTGAATTGTCGACACCGTTGAGGAGCAGCGTCGTCGCGATGTTGCCAGCGCTGAAATCGGCAAGCAGCGTGGCCGTCCCTTTCAGGTCGTAGTCTGTCGAGATATCGTACAGTTTTCCTTCGGCAATCCCGCCATAGCTCGCTGTTCCGCTGCGGGGAATGTCGGACGGGGCGGTGGGGATGCCAAAATAGAAGAAGCTCGCGAACTCATGCTGATCATGTTCGAGAGTGGCGTTATCGTACCGATCGACCGAATCGACGCCCCAAATTCCGTAACTGACATAGGTCAGCTCGAAATTTGGAAAGCGGTCATTGGTCTCTCCGGGCAGCAAGTATCTCAGCCAGCGCCCGGCCTCAATTGAGTTGAGGCTCCAGCCCTTGTACCCGCCGTATACGTTTCGGGAGTTATCCGAAAACGAGAAGCCCCCAGCGAGGGTGTTGTAAGTGGTGTTTGTACCCTTGGTTGGGTCGGCATAGAGCTTGAGCCCCTCGGTCGTACCATAGGTGCGATTGGCCGAGCTAAGCCAACCAGTTGAATAGTTGGCGTCCAGGCTGAGGGAGCCGGTCAGAAACCCCTGAGGGGACTTGAGGGCTTCCGTCAGTGTTCCGCTTGACGCCTGGGGGACCACCGTCGGCGGTGGCGGACTCTGCAGGATGAACGGCGAGGGTGTTGGCGTCGCAGTTGGTGTCGGCGTCGGTGTGGGCACTGGCGTTGGTGCAGGCGTTGGCGCCGGCACTGGAGGTGGCGTGCTGGCAACACCTCCGCTTCCGCCTCCTCCACACGCGCCAAGCATGGCGCAGCTCGCCAGCAGAATCGAAATTCGCGAAATTTCCATGAGATACCCCCCAAAGAGGGCTTTTGCGCGGAAACCTCAAAGTCGGTCAACGCTGAATATTCGGCCCGAACGAGTGAGCTCGGTTTACCCTTTGCCAGCGAGGCTCACTCCTTCCCGATATCGTAGTCCAACCGCGGCTGGTACGTCGC
It encodes:
- a CDS encoding transferrin-binding protein-like solute binding protein, with the translated sequence MEISRISILLASCAMLGACGGGGSGGVASTPPPVPAPTPAPTPVPTPTPTPTATPTPSPFILQSPPPPTVVPQASSGTLTEALKSPQGFLTGSLSLDANYSTGWLSSANRTYGTTEGLKLYADPTKGTNTTYNTLAGGFSFSDNSRNVYGGYKGWSLNSIEAGRWLRYLLPGETNDRFPNFELTYVSYGIWGVDSVDRYDNATLEHDQHEFASFFYFGIPTAPSDIPRSGTASYGGIAEGKLYDISTDYDLKGTATLLADFSAGNIATTLLLNGVDNSNGSPIDLGSLVGSATLTSGENAFRGTWATSSAGYEGSILGSFFGPGAAEFGYTFGINKPDFSAIGGGVVVGGQDTSPTPVPPPPPPPPPPPPPPPPAPAGSTFPLASAQTFETLSATTSYTGSILTGGVTVGTTKTEPASDQGTITVTPDYANGVYTVRRGSTNSTFSLPAQSPPPNPGVRLVSLSDGGDDRLLLFNNLQTGTGTNNSLLQLHYLSFGFLHENDVVTAEHKTTVLLFGVPTPAADVPRLGTATYDIQGLASVLRGYGTQAYVSGNLSVDFASGAINNAITIFNYDGASMPPTYRATGSGTISSGTPFFSGSLTGNGNPLTGSFVGAFFGPTAEEAGFAFELTGIVDGAQQVVVGAAGGKR